From Plasmodium yoelii strain 17X genome assembly, chromosome: 11, a single genomic window includes:
- a CDS encoding fam-a protein, translating into MNKGYINIIFAFLSLIWHMNNKAFASEYDPNNVPSTSASNCSGEKCKEINPLLCTDPEETKNASELMNEAIMLLQYHATSIEDYSLLHKHDDGSSEYIKKHGNADIHKFIHKMPNPDSYDSIINILFNYDCTHKIGTSTVKEKVVREYTPNLVMVQQRYKNRDLSFQGYYYALSKKDQISNDTTVIALASANINDHNKADKKIYKNEILESANSFKTDIDSEEDIRKGKLKKMFVNLSGCLIIKKLNYIDIIHISSMNVNPIHSPNERIKKSIAKKLETFINLRYIFSQK; encoded by the exons atgaataaaggatatattaatattatttttgccTTTTTAAGCTTGATTTGGCATATGAACAATAAAGCCTTTGCAAGTGAGTATGACCCAAACAATGTTCC CTCCACCTCGGCTAGTAATTGTTCGGGTGAAAAATGCAAGGAGATCAATCCCCTATTGTGTACCGATCCAGAAGAAACTAAAAACGCATCAGAACTTATGAACGAAGCTATAATGCTTTTACAGTATCATGCCACAAGTATAGAAGATTACAGTTTACTTCATAAACATGATGATGGTTCATCTGAATATATTAAGAAACATGGAAATGCAGACATTCATAaatttattcataaaatgCCCAATCCAGATAGT TATGATAGTATAATAAACATTTTGTTTAATTATGATTGTACTCATAAAATTGGGACAAGCACTGTTAaag aaaaagtTGTACGTGAATACACTCCAAATTTAGTAATGGTTCAACAACGCTACAAAAATAGGGATTTATCATTCCAAGGATATTATTATGCTTTATCCAAAAAAGACCAG ATATCAAACGATACAACTGTTATTGCTTTGGCTTcagcaaatataaatgatcatAACAAGGccgataaaaaaatttataaaaatgagaTCTTAGAAAGTGCAAATTCATTCAAAACTGACATCGATTCGGAAGAAGATATTAGAAAGgggaaattaaaaaaaatgtttgttAATTTATCCGGATGTctcattataaaaaaactCAATTATATTGATATTATCCATATCAGCTCT ATGAATGTGAATCCTATCCATAGTCCAAATGAACGTATTAAAAAATCTATAGCAAAAAAATTGGAAACTTTTATCAACTTAAGATATATCTTTTCTCAGAAATAA